The proteins below come from a single Aegilops tauschii subsp. strangulata cultivar AL8/78 chromosome 6, Aet v6.0, whole genome shotgun sequence genomic window:
- the LOC141026173 gene encoding uncharacterized protein — MVEEPSTKRHQDEPSDKSSNLVDVHVPGEKREYTKTLRGVELHGKETLEIVCTSEPDKADEVISRLWRKLGRMLRRFVGVGVHYTNEDEPPQMAAVLQLCVDDLCLVYHIAAATKWPKHLNELLHHETLFTFAGFSIESDKEKLKLSTSVIHPFYKAMKKNINTQEDYKLWGTSPLPDNLIEYAGVDAYATYKSWSMIDYITDGSEYAKQREDAKFYDHAYCPF; from the exons ATGGTGGAGGAACCGTCCACCAAGCGTCATCAAGACGAGCCGTCGGACAAGAGCAGCAACCTCGTCGACGTTCACGTCCCCGGCGAGAAGCGTGAGTACACCAAAACCCTCAGAGGGGTTGAGCTCCACGGCAAGGAGACGCTAGAGATCGTCTGCACCAGCGAACCAGACAAGGCCGACGAGGTGATCTCCAGGCTCTGGAGGAAGCTTGGCCGCATGCTTCGTAGGTTCGTCGGCGTTGGTGTGCACTACACCAACGAAGATGAACCTCCCCAGATGGCAGCAGTCCTGCAGTTGTGCGTCGACGACCTCTGCTTGGTGTACCACATCGCAGCGGCCACAAAATG GCCCAAGCACCTGAACGAGTTGCTGCACCATGAGACGTTGTTCACATTTGCCGGTTTCAGCATTGAAAGCGACAAAGAGAAGCTAAAGTTGTCCA CCAGCGTCATCCACCCATTCTACAAAGCCATGAAGAAGAACATCAACACGCAGGAAGACTACAAACTGTGGGGGACCAGCCCGCTGCCAGACAACCTCATCGAGTACGCAGGAGTAGATGCGTACGCCACGTACAAGTCATGGAGCATGATCGACTACATCACAGATGGTTCGGAATATGCAAAACAGCGGGAGGATGCGAAATTCTACGACCACGCCTATTGCCCCTTTTAG